DNA sequence from the Chiloscyllium punctatum isolate Juve2018m chromosome 47, sChiPun1.3, whole genome shotgun sequence genome:
TGTCCTATCATCACTTCTCCACTCTTCACTTGACACTCTAACCTCATTCTCCATAATTGTCTCGACACTTTTCATCTCATAGTGAATTCCAGTTATTAGCACTTTTCCTTGCAACAGTTCTTCACAGGTACATAGCTCCTCATCCTTCAACATCAAAGCATGAGAGGATGCTGTATATCTTGATATTGTAACCTATATACCTGCTGGTTCTGGCCTTTGTGAGCGAACTCATCCTTGGAAGGTGTATAGTTTAAGAAGACATCGTAGTCCTCCATAAACAACTTCCTACCCGGTTGAACGTTCTGATGCAGATTCTTAGCGTCCACTGTGCTTAACATTGCCACTTCAACACAATTGACTGGCTAACATTCGTTTCATATGTCTGGATATGTAGTGAAAGCAACGAAGGTTTTAAACTTTTCTTTCCGTTTGAAGAGTTACCTTTTTACTCTGTTACAAAGTATCTCTATGATCTTCATCGAGATCTAATTTTCCCTCATTATGTGATGATTTCTCGCTTTCACAATTTCTCTCCCTCACGGAAGCGAAATTTGATTCATGAAACAATTCATAACCATCAACTATTTCAActgctaatcttgccattttaaatCTCTGCTCTTCCACGAGTTCTCCctacctcaggaagtgaattcatGAATTCCTTCTAAGTAATTGCTTCTGTAAGAGTATAATCGGTTGTTTAGTTTTTAATATCCTCGCCCACTAATCAAAACTACTTTGTTTTATCCTCTCAATCAATTCCTCTATGCCTGGGACCCTCTGAGAATCTTCATCTAAATTGGAATCTTTGGAGGATTCCTCTCACTCTCAGCTATACCTTCCCCCCCGCCCGTCATTAatgcacactgaccctgacatccTTCTGGAACTGCATCATTTACATTGACATCTTGCACTCTACCTTTTTTCTCACGGCAACCTACCTCCCTACCAATTGAAATCACACTAATATACTTGAGGTTTGACACCAGCTGTGAAGACTTTTGCCTGTCAGAATATGGCAACGGACTGATGTGAAAAGAGAATGTAGTTTTTCTTCTTTGACAGTTTGGTACGAGAAAAGAGCAGGCAGAATGGAGGTATGCCTCTGCATTTCATAGCTACCCGTGTTTGCAAACTTCCCTCGGAGACGCAGAGATACGTTTTTCAAAACTGGTGGCGTCCTGGAATGGCAATCTTTGTGAGATTACAGATCCATAGAAAATTTGGTCGATTATTTCTAATTTGCATCTCCGATACAACTGATTGGAAGAGTAAGATATCGTGATAAGGATACTCCATATTTTATGAAGATCATAAATGAAATAGCAGTGTGCATAGGTCTCAGAGCACCGTACGCTTGTTTGACAGTTTCACATTTCCCCCCCTATCTCTTGATACTTATATCGCAGAAACGTTTATTGATCTTATCTTAAATAAACTTAGCATCAGTGCATTCACATCTCTCTACAGAGAAATCTACAGTTGAAGTCTTCTCCTCATCTGTTTCAAAGTGGCTACCTCCACATCTTGAGATTTGAACCCTTCTACTTGACGTTTCTCCCAAACAGCAAGCTATCATTGCATTTCCAAGCTGCTTCGCTCAAGCTCTTGGAATCTTGTTCACCTTCCACATGTGTGCCCACCTCTCCTGCAACGCTATGTGAACTTTTCCAATTATTTTCTGCTTTGTCACAACTGCAAATGTGTTCTGAACTAAGTTGCAAATGTCATTTTGTGATGATGACCATAGTATACTATTGCTCCTTACTCTTTCAACGTTTCTGCAGTCTTGACAAGGTTGCTCTCGCCATCCTTCACCATTATATTTCCTCTATCCACGTGAGAAAATTTGTTGCCTCTCTGTTCCATTGTTGCCTACTAACTTAATCAATAATCTCTCTCTGCTGTTTCTCACTAGGACCAAGTTATTTTTCTTCTCCCCAGTCCATTTCTCATCTACACTGTACTTTGGCTCATCATTAGTCATGATACCAGATTTCATATGTGTGCAGGTGGCATACAATTGTTGCTGTAGaatttctctcttcctcctccacTGCGTATTTGCCGTCAGCCAAATTGTCTGACATCCAATTCTGAATGAAGTTAAATTCTTTGAAAGCATAATCATTTCAAGGACCAATATGCTTATCGTTGTCTCCAAATAGAACTCTATTCGCTCATTGTGGTTTTCAGCCTCCTTCCTTGCCAATGTTTCACTCTGAGCTAGAGTAGTCCACGCCCCTTCTCCATTTTTACCCTGAACTGATCTTTTGGCTTGTATATATTCGAAGAACAAGTGTCCATAGCGATGCATGCATACACATAAAATTGTGCAACTTAAAAATAATGGTCCACGATAGTAACAAGATTGACTTCATACCAAAACTATTTTGAAAGTCTAAGTTTAGAGTGGGTTCAAGTCCTGGAGTGGGCTGGATCTTCGAAAAGCTACCAAATTAGTGGTACTGACATCTAACAATAGGATACTGGTTAATTTAAGATATTGTATTTCATTTTGTTTTACATTTCCAAACTGATCTGAGATGGCTCTGTCACATACTGCTAGTAACCGACATTCCATCAGAAACGCCCTCTGTTCAATATTATCTGACAACTGAAAGTAAAATGGACTTGTAGTTTCAATGTAATCACATTTCATTTTTTCTTTGGCGGAATTGGCGGGGATTCACTCGCTGTTGCACAAAATACGTATGCAGTTAGCTGGTTTAAAGCTGAAGAGCTCAACTTTGTGTTTGGGTTACCACTAAGCATGACGAGACGGGTATTAATAGTGTGTTTGAGATCCTGAAATAAAAAAGTTCAAAGTTTTTCATTGTTGGATTAATCTAATCAAAGTCTTTTGAAATGAGTCGCATTTCTATGGATCATCCTGCACAAATAAAGAAGATAGAAAGCTAACTTTTCTGAGAAAAAAACATTTCCAGACCAGGCTGCAATAATATATTGTGTTCACCGAACTTGCATTAACGGGAAGACAAAAGTGAATTGCAATATAAAACAATTAACCAAAATGTTGTCCTGAAAGTTACAAGTTTAACAAAGGGAGCATTAGGTAAGGACGAGGAAGATGGCGATACAgtccctttcaaataaaaaaacacATACTGTAAGACAAATATTTCTTTAACTGTGCTTCCCACCTGCAGTAGTTTAGTTTAATTTTGGTGCAAGTGTGCTGCCGACATTATTGATTTCCTAGCAGAACGTCAGGAGATGTAACACAATGATGTAACccaactgttctgaagaagtaaTATATCATTCATAATGATGTGGAAACACAAAAATGGGCAGTGACACAGCCTGTGGAAGTGCTGCCTTATAATGCCAGATACCCGGGTTTGTTTCCACCCTTGAGCaaatatctgtgtggagtttgcactttctcatgtcagcatgggtttcctccaggtgctctaaattcctccaaagatgtgcaatttagCTGGATTGCTCATGGTAAATTGTCCAAGGCATGCAGGGAGTTGTAGGTTAAGTGGATTTactatgggaaatgcaaggttatgcaTCTGAAAGTATTTCAACAAAGTAACCCAGTCCCTAACTTTGCAAACTGATTTGAGCAGGTCTTTATTTAGATATTTCAagagctggtcaaaccacttagtgtTAAACAAAAgttgaatttatttacaagattaccaactaaaacacaaacaaaagagaacaggtTATAGAGTAGGGCGCTGGGTCTAGTGCGATGCTACTTTGAgtttcagtgtggactcgatgggccaaatggcctgcttgcacTCTGTAATTCTATGAAAGTCAACATAGCTTTGACCAAGGTCCCTCCTAAGATTCCTGATATGCTCTCTATATGCTTCGGGCACAAACCCATATGCACATACGATGGCTTTCTTCACAACATCGTACTCTCTAAGTGCCTCCTCTGGCTCTTCCTACAAGttggtttggatcaacaaaacccacatggtcaatAAACACTGCGGTTGTTTAGATacattttcaaatgagatgaaaactGCTACAACATTCATCTCATCAAATTGTCGGAATGATTTAATGTATCCCCACCACTCCTTTGGTTCTTTATCTAGTCTTCACCACTAAGCTGAATTTAACCCCTTTATCGGCATTGTTTTTCCCTTATACTCCTGTCCAAatgcaatttctgaagttcaaactccgtCTCTTTCgtcctttcttctctctccttatctctctcctttctttctctttctctttctatctcttcTCTGTTCCTTTCTCTGTTTATTTTATTCAGCTAAAGCGATTCATAATATTTTCTCATTTATCTGTTTTTTTAATCGCAATTCAAGCAGTTTCGGTTCTTTtgccatttccttttcttttgcctCCAAATCAAGGTGCTTCATTTTCGATTTAATTTTAGACATCGCCAACGATTCTGATGTTGTTGCCAGCAGATTTAACGGTTAACACTTGCAGTATTAACCTCGTTTTTCTTCACGTAAGGAGGTAGCTTCAACTCCAGATTTACTGCTAACACCAGCAGCGTTTCATTGTTCACCTTTTGCAACGCTCCCATAGCCACTTCTTCTCACCCCAGAAATCTTTCTGTCCCTGAATGAAAAATCGCTCCACCATGCACTGCCTAAAACAATCGAATTTTTCACCTGAAGAAACAACACTAGCACATATCACTTGCAGCCTTTGATTCCAACAAATTTTAATTACAAATTGAAACTATAGAAAAAAACCAGCAAAGAACCCCATCATGGACCACCGCGGAACTCTGAAAGCATTTGAacaaggtagcccagaccctacctATTCTACATGTTTTAAGCAGTTGTAGTGTGTATAATCCAGGAGTGATGCACTTGGTCTAATCATTTAGCTGTAAACAAAATTGGATTTATTCGTAAATGAACTAAATGAAACCGAATTCACAATAACATATCTATTTAAAAACTCAAACGACCCTGCAACAACTTTTTGATGTTGTTCCAAATAATTGTACCATTTCACAGACACCCCTTGCAACAAATGTAAATTCAAACGTAGGTTCTCACAGGAGAGAGGTCAGAAAGAGAGTGCGGATCAGCATGGAACTGATTCTCTAATCACCAGTTTCTCTgcgttatagagtcatagagatgcacaacatTGAAACAGACTATCCAGTTCAACTTGTGCATGCagaacagatatcctaaagtattctagtcccatttgacagtaCTCAGCCTATATCCCTCGAAAAtatcctattcacatacccatccagaagcttttaaatgctgtaattgtacctgcctacaccacttcatctgacaactcattccacTCACGCATCACTCTCTGCATGGAGGATTTGTCATTCAGTCCCTTCTATATTTTTCCCCACTCACTCAACACCTATGACCTCTACTTCTGgtcttccccaccccagggaacaaaagattttcttattttatacgattcatgctcctcatgattttataaacatcgatAATGCCACCCTTCAGCCTCCCAAGCTCCAGGAAACACCGCTCCAGCTTATCCCCCCCATACCTCAAACTTTACAATGCTTGCAACAACCTTTTTCAATCTTTtatgaaccttttcaagtttcacaacatccttccgataggaaggagaccacagttgtgcacaatattccaaaggtggccaaaTAAATGTCCTGTACCGTCGCAGCacgacattccaactcctatgcTCTGACCAGTACATAACAGTGTACCAggcgtcttcttcactatcctatctacctgcgattctactttcaataaactatgaacctccactccaaaaTCTAattttgttcatcaacactccccaggaccttaccattaagtgtttaggTTCTGCTCTGATTTGTATTTCCAAAatttagcacctcacatttatttaattaaactccacctgccactccttagcTCGTTTCTCCATTTGATTAAGATTGGTTTATACTCTTATGGGACTTCCTTCGCTGCACAGTACGCCTCAAATTTTgccgtcatctgcaaacttccttaCTATACCTCCTAGGTAAACATCcatataatttacataaatgatgaaaagtagtggaactagcattgatccttgtgactcgccactggtcacaggtttccagtctgaaaagcatccctccaCGACCACCAGCCTGTTTTCTAATATTGACCCgtttatgtatccaaatggctagttctccccaaaTTCTGTGAGATTCTAACCATACTAAACGGTCTCCCATGAGGAAATTTGTCGAACGCCTCACtgagatcacgtccactgctctgcctcatcaatcatcttcgttacttcttcaaacaaatctcaatcaaattcgtgagacatgatttcccacacagaaagccatgctgactgtccctagtcagttcttgcctttccaaacacatgtaaattCTATCTctcaggattccgtccaacaaATTGGCCACCACAGAtgccaggctcaccggtctatagatccctggcttttaCATAACCTTTTTCTTAAATAGTGTCATCACGTGAGCCAACCTCATGTGTTCCAGCACCATACCTGTGACTAACGATGACATAAGCAAagggcacagcaatctcttcccgagcttcccacagacttTCAGGTTACAcaagatcaggtcctggggatttaaccagtttaatgtgtttcaatacATCCAGCGCCTCCTCCTCTGCAATAGAGACAGTTTTTAAGATGCCACCATGTATTTCGCAAATTCTATACcttccatctccttctccacaatgaatattgatgtaaaatactcattaAATGTCTCTTCCGTCTCATGTGGCTCCATGCacagactgccttgctgatctttgaggggtcctattttcacccgtgttacccttttgtctttaatgtatttatgGAAGCCCTTTGGCTTCTGATGAACCCTATTTCCTGAAGTGATCTCCGATCCCCCTTTTTGACCttctggtttccctcttaagatTACTTCAAATGCATTTGTGCACTTCTCAGGAATCACTCGATCTCTCCTATCAATACTGACATATAATTCCTTCTTTTACTTTGCCAAAACCTCATATTCCcgagtcatccagaattccctacacttaccagccattcctttcaccctcagagaaatgtactgtctctggattctcgtgatctcatttttgaaggcttcccattttgcaGCCGTCACGTTAATTGCCAACGTCTTCCCACGATCAGTTTTTGCATGTTCTTGCTCAGCatcgtcaaaattagccttccttcaatttagaacttcaaggTTTAGATGCGGTTCATCCTTTTTCATCCCTGTTTTATAAACTAACAGAACTTTCGTCTTGTACCCCAAAgagctccccactgacacctcggtGACATgacttgccttatttcccaaggctagatcaagctttgcaccttctgtagtaggtgcatccacatactgaattcgAAAACACTTTCGTACACAATTAGCAAGTTCTTCTTTATCTAAATGTTAACATTATGTCAATCCGGTTCTATGgttgggaagttaaaatccccagccatgatcaccctattattcttgcagataactgaaatctcttcATCAATCTGTCTCTAGGGGGtatataatacaatctcaatacggagatcatccctttcttatttctcagttccacctcaAATAACTTGCCTCAATATATTCTCGGAGAAATGCTCCCTAtatacagcagtaatgctatcccgcATCAAAATGTCCACTCACCCCTCCACACCCCCGCCCCcacactccaccccctcccccctccgacCCCCGCCGTGTCCCTTCAATCCTTCCTCTCGCATTTGCATTGTGGAACAATAAGCTGCGAGTCCTGTCCATCCCAATCCCAAGTTCCTAGCTATGCCTTGAATTGATCTGCATTCCCTATTAAACCTCTTGCATTGATGCAAATGCTGTTTAATTTATGATTCCCACCTTTGTTTCTACTTTGTTTCCACCTGCCCTGTTTGTTTctctccctttcccaactgtTGCCGTCTCAGATTCATGTCTTTTCTCACTACTTCCCTTGGTTGCGGGCCGCCCACCCGACCTTCCGAGTTTAAAACCTTTGGAGCAGCTCGAGTAAATCTCACTTCCTGTACAGTTCCCTGCTAATTCAAGTGGAATCAGTCCTTCTTCTGCAGGTCACTTGAACTCCAGAAGAGagtccaatgattcaaaaatgtgagcCATTCTCCCCGGCACCAGCTCCTCGACCACGCAGAGAGCTCCTCTATCCTCTTATTCGTGCACTCACGAGCTCGTAGCGCTGGAAGTAATCCATATATAACTACACTTcgggacctcctttttaaattcatgCCGAACTTTCTATTTTCTCCCTTCAGAATaccatccttttcccttcttatgtcgTCTGTTCCACTGTGTGCAATGACTCCCTGCTGAcctctctcccctttgagaacgttatgcaccctctctgagacatccttgatgctggcaccagagaggcaactcaccattctgcttttttgctgCTTTTCGCAGAATCGTCTGCCTTGCCTCTGACGAGAGAGTCCCTTATCACAATTGATCGTTTGGAAACTAACATACCCTTTATTAGCGCAGAGTCTGTTTTGATACCATAAACATGGCTGTTCCtgttacattcccctgagagtccatcactaAATCCTGATCAGTAGCTGCAATCAATACAGCTTGCAAATAACAAATAAAATCGTATCCTGCACTGAGAACTGTCCAGTCCTCTTTCATTGTGCTTGCGTTGTCTTCTCAAACCTTAAAAACTTCTTCAATTCGATAAACTAAGACATATTGAAAAGTCGGGCTTTACGCCCCTCAGACCTCAAATAAATAGAAAACTTAATCTTGACAAAGGACGAGTATCGTCAAACACCAAATATGGTAAGTCATTGTCACAAGTCTGTGAACATTAAACAAGTGTCGATGTTCATGTAAGTCGTGAAACAAATTTTCAGAGTAAATACCAAACGTGATCACGATGTAACATTACCTTGTTCCGTTTAAAAGTTTAAGATCTAAAATATTTATGTTAATTTACAAAGCAGACCAGTTACAGGAAGGATCATGTAATACAATTTCTGAAGGTCATCCATACCAGAAGTCTGTCTTGCATTAATTCTGTGTCATTTATGGTCCAAGTGATTCTTCTGATTTCAGTTCCGTGGCGATGAAATCTCTGAACCACTGACTGATATATTTGTGAGATCTTTCTGATTTTGAACTTGTAACATTGGTCAACATTATCTTTTCCAAATTGACTGTATTCTTGACAAAATTTCCGCTGTATTTGGTCTGTATTTGGCACAGCCTCAATAGCACAACTCTGATCAGCGTCAAAAGCGAAAAAACATGCTGGAACATAACTGTCACGACAACAAATCAAACATCACAGACTGATTGATGCAACTCATCGATGTCATCAGGCCCTTTTCTGAATAAGACAATTGAATGTTTTTGTTGTAATTTTGTGTGGTCTCTTGGAGGGCTATTTTTGTTTTCACTGAAGTAAATCTGCCCCAGGCAAGTGTGCATAATCGGTTCCATTAATAGACAAAGCTAATTCACAGAATCGCCAATCATGTTACAAATCAGAAGTACGGAACTTGGTCCACAGTCCTTTTTTTTCGTAAATTATCATCGTATTATTTATAATAACAATACAGCATGACGAGAAAAGTTTTCAATATGAGGCAAATATTAGTAAGAGTGAAGTGGTAATGTAACTTCATTGAAATGTAAGAAAATGAGTTCTCTATATTTATATTCTATGCGCATTTATTTGAAAAACATATCTTGTGAATAAAAATATCTTTGCAAACATCATCACGAAATAAGTTCAGACTTATATGTCTGACTTAGTATATGACTAAGTGAACAAATATTGGAAGCTGAATCAATCCAATAGAACAAACTAAAAGCATTTCTTACATGTGCAAAATAATATTTGCACTTATGTAATTATATTCATTGTTAGTTGCATGTTATAATGAatgatacagtgaaatattcttGATTGTTCATTACCGTTGAAATTTCACGCATTTTTATATTGTAATAATTGGCGAAAATGATGTGCATTATGACAGTTTAACGTCAAGAAATGACGTTAGCAGTTATTCCAAACCCAGAGGTGGATTAAAGAGTAAATATCTTTAATTCATGCACAACGATTTAACAACCAAAAAATGGAATGGTGAACTTCTGTCCAATCAGGGCAATGCAGTGCAGGATGAATCCGCCAGATGGCCAAGCCATATTTCGTGGTGCAGTACATTTATCTGAAAAAATCCTGAGGAAAGAAAGGACTGACAGGTGGCCGTAGTATAATAATAGAGGGAAGATATTGCGCTAAACGTGAAGGAATGCTTTCTGTATCAGTGTTATAACGGAGCAGAATAATatacaggcatagctggggatgGAACAGAAGCATCTCACAGAGTGCTGGATGTGCGGTTTATTGGTGAAATCGTTGTATTGCATGATGGCTGCCTTGGATCACATCAAACATAGGATTTTAAAGGATATTCAACCACAATGGAATGAATTAAACCAATGCAGTGGCAGAGAATAGTGTCATTACAATTGCACTGAAAAGTGTTTGCAATCAAAAACTTCCTGAAGATATCCATTATCTGTAACTCTTTTAAATTTATTaatgacacatttattcaaaACTCATCcgaaaaagtgaaaattgaactTCTGCAGGAGTGAATATTTCGAATGTTTATCATGCTGACATGTACAAGGTTTACTCAATTCCCATCCATCATGGAAATTTCTATTTGTAGTAGCATCACATCTTTGGACATGGTttactgcttctcagatgctggtCAAGTATAAAACTGAAACATATGGACTGGAAACACTGCAGCATAGTCCAGTGGACGCTCAGATGTACACTTATGCCTTCATTGTATAAATTACGACACCAGCGATTTCAGAGCATTCTTGATTTTCTCTCTGAACTTAGACTGAGTTGCTGCATAAAGAAATGTGTTTGTACAGCAATTTAAATTCCGCAACATGAAACCAAAATCCTGAAATACTATTTCAGACGCTGTGTAATATATTCCTTTAAAGGTGTAACGAAAGAAATTTATGATAAACATCAACCACAGAAGTATAAAGCTTCCAGATATGGTGAAAAGTAAAATGACAGACTTCCTCCTGCTttccatctctgggtcactgtGTTTCTGTCCATTGCTGCGAGCTTTCAGCTCCTTACGGACTCGGCTAGAAACTAAAATGTGTCTGAAAGTCAGAGTGTTGATGAACAGAATTAGAGCGAATGGGAGTAGTGGAGATAAAGCTTTAGCAAAACACTCATAACTCACCCATCCAGGATCAGTATAAAATTTTGGTTTTACACGACAAAACCATGGTATGTTGTCAACTATCTTTCCAGGCTCATAAATAAAGTAGTTGGGGATGCTTTTCAAGCACAGCAGAATGGAGATTGTTGAAAGCACGACTGTTGCCGTTGTCTCTGTGCAAAATCGCGTTCTCAGATTTTGGCAACAAACTGCTATAAATCTATCGAAAGAGAAAGAAATAGTGAACCAAACCGAGCAATCTATGATTGCAACCGACAAGGCATAGCGAACACTACAGGCgggagtgatgtccaggaaaaATACTGGGGCTTCATAGTAATAAATAACATCTGCCAAAATGACTTGGAAGATAATGGCCAGGAGATCTGCCATTGCCATAGCCACCAGGTAGCGAGTAGTGCACTTTGTAAGACCACAATGTCCTTGGGAGAGAATCGTAACGGCCAAAACATTTCCTGTGTGAGAAAGAAAGGTAGAGACATAGGAATTATTGAGCGTACGTCTTTAATATCTGACGTGGTCAATATAGCAGGATGGAGCATGCATATGGGAAAGACGATGCAATCACTGTGTGCCTATCATTGTCGAATATGAAAATTCCAAGCTGAATCTGAAACACTTTCATACTCAACAGGTAGTCAGACAGGAGGGTTCATTTAACTCTTCGAACACAATACCTTTCCATGCAAAAGTGCCTGACTGAGTGCGGGGAAAGTATAGGTTTATAAATGAGTCCTGCATTGGATTTTATGAGGTACAGACAGTGTTGTGCTgtaaattatagagtcatagagtcatagagatgtacagcatggaaacagaccctttggtccaacccgtccatgccgaccagatatcccaacccaatctagtcccacctaccagcacccgacccatatcccttcaaacccttcctattcatatatccatcgaaatgtctcttaaatgttgcaattgtatcagcctccaccacatcctctggcagattattccatacacatcccaccctctgtgtgaaaacgttgcccgttaggtcttttttatatctttcctctct
Encoded proteins:
- the LOC140468645 gene encoding probable G-protein coupled receptor 139, with protein sequence MAFQMYDLKKVYYMVLAVVGLLGNVLAVTILSQGHCGLTKCTTRYLVAMAMADLLAIIFQVILADVIYYYEAPVFFLDITPACSVRYALSVAIIDCSVWFTISFSFDRFIAVCCQNLRTRFCTETTATVVLSTISILLCLKSIPNYFIYEPGKIVDNIPWFCRVKPKFYTDPGWVSYECFAKALSPLLPFALILFINTLTFRHILVSSRVRKELKARSNGQKHSDPEMESRRKSVILLFTISGSFILLWLMFIINFFRYTFKGIYYTASEIVFQDFGFMLRNLNCCTNTFLYAATQSKFREKIKNALKSLVS